In Zerene cesonia ecotype Mississippi chromosome 17, Zerene_cesonia_1.1, whole genome shotgun sequence, a single genomic region encodes these proteins:
- the LOC119833295 gene encoding palmitoyltransferase Hip14, with translation MYDSTCGAAATVQCGTAQHECDGPLSREPPPAPLERDYSGFDIVKATQYGAFNRVKELVEAGWDVNQPDHETVTLLHWAAINNRREIIEYLLSKNAKVDAIGGELQSTPLHWATRQGHLEATVLLVRAGANPALRDAEGCACLHLAAQFGHTAVVAYLVARGVPPDAPDAGGMTPLMWAAWKVTAVDPTRLLLSLGASTGPQDRSHGNTALHWAILARNSTAICTLILYGNASLDVPNHRGVTPLTMLQNNPNAIWIGSKVAEKVKELSTSRSNCFRRITYDRKFRWWCVVIIPFLAFYITGMVVELDAPQLLKVLILICFYALLHFVSNFLFDDELKNIFPLSIYLATKMWFYITWVVVIAPTVSAGATLGFLLSSLLLWHTFLRSWRADPGVITATRQEKMQTIIELSEGGGGGFEAARFCSACLLRRPLRSKHCSVCNRCVAKFDHHCPWVANCIGAENHRHFVGFLLCLMAMCGWMVWGGVQYYGAACGAEALRWPACNAWLAWVLLNALFHLFWVSVLSCCQLYLVVCLGMTTNEQLNRGRYRHFQERGGRSPFSRGPLNNLADFLQLPLCGLAAPRRRDWAAAGLRERDYV, from the exons ATGTATGACAGTACCTGTGGTGCGGCTGCGACCGTACAATGTGGAACGGCACAGCATGAGTGCGATGGACCCTTGTCACGCGAACCTCCACCGGCACCACTGGAGCGAGATTATAGTGGTTTTGATATTGTTAAGGCTACTCAATACGGTGCTTTCAATAGGGTCAAGGAACTGGTGGAGGCTGGCTGGGATGTTAATCAGCCTGACCATGAGACCGTCACTCTACTGCACTGGGCAGCTATTAACAACAG ACGGGAAATCATCGAGTATCTGCTGTCAAAAAATGCAAAGGTAGATGCTATCGGGGGCGAGCTACAGTCGACGCCGCTGCACTGGGCCACGCGGCAGGGACACCTGGAGGCCACGGTGCTGCTCGTGCGCGCCGGCGCCAACCCGGCGCTGCGCGACGCCGAAGGCTGCGCGTGCCTGCACCTGGCGGCGCAGTTCGGGCACACGGCCGTGGTGGCGTACCTCGTGGCGCGCGGCGTGCCGCCCGACGCCCCCGACGCGGGCGGCATGACGCCGCTCATGTGGGCCGCGTGGAAGGTCACCGCCGTGGACCCCACGCGCCTGCTGCTGTCGCTCGGCGCCTCCACGGGCCCGCAGGACCGCTCGCACGGCAATACGGCGCTGCACTGGGCTATCCTCGCCCGCAACAGCACCGCCATCTGTACTTTGATTCTCTAT GGTAATGCCAGTTTAGATGTTCCAAATCACCGTGGAGTCACTCCTCTGACAATGTTACAGAACAATCCTAATGCAATATGGATTGGTAGTAAAGTCGCCGAGAAAGTTAAAGAGTTGTCTACCTCAAGAAGTAACTGCTTTCGTAGAATAACATATGATAGA AAATTTAGATGGTGGTGTGTAGTCATCATACCTTTCCTcgcattttatataactgGAATGGTGGTCGAACTGGACGCGCCGCAGCTCCTGAAAGTTCTAATACTGATCTGTTTCTATGCCCTGTTACATTTTGTATCGAATTTCTTATTTGATGATGAACTGAAGAATATATTTCCCCTCAGTATTTATTTGGCAACAAAG ATGTGGTTCTACATCAcgtgggtggtggtgatcgcgcCGACCGTGAGCGCGGGCGCCACGCTGGGCTTCCTGCTGAGCTCGCTGCTGCTGTGGCACACCTTCCTGCGCTCCTGGCGCGCCGACCCCGGCGTCATCACCGCCACGCGCCAGGAGAAGATGCAG ACGATCATCGAGCTGTCGgagggcggcggcggcgggttCGAGGCGGCGCGCTTCTGCTCCGCGTGCCTGCTGCGGCGGCCGCTGCGCTCCAAGCACTGCTCCGTGTGCAACCGCTGCGTCGCCAAGTTCGACCACCACTGCCCCTGGGTCGCCAACTGCATCGGCGCCGAGAACCACCGGCACTTCGTGGGCTTCCTGCTGTGCCTGATGGCCATGTGCGGCTGGATGGTGTGGGGCGGCGTGCAGTACTACGGCGCGGCGTGCGGCGCCGAGGCGCTGCGCTGGCCCGCCTGCAACGCCTGGCTCGCCTGGGTGCTGCTCAACGCGCTCTTCCACCTTTTCTGGGTCTCCGTGCTCTCCTGTTGTCAGCTCTACTTG GTGGTGTGCCTCGGCATGACGACGAACGAGCAGCTGAACCGCGGGCGCTACCGGCACTTCCAGGAGCGCGGCGGGCGCTCGCCCTTCTCGCGCGGCCCGCTCAACAACCTGGCCGACTTCCTGCAGCTGCCGCTGTGCGGGCtggccgcgccgcgccgccgcgacTGGGCCGCGGCCGGCCTGCGCGAGCGCGACTACGTGTGA
- the LOC119833298 gene encoding eukaryotic translation initiation factor 4 gamma 2-like, with product MYAQLCKRLSEEAPNFEPPGQPCTFKLLLLNKCRTEFENRAQAFAAFDDKTLTAEEEEKRHLAKCKMLGNIKFIGELGKLEILAESILHRCIQNLLARRAAAEHHEDLECLAQLVRTCGRVLDSERGRGLMDQYFARIETLSASRELAPRIRFMLRDVVELRRSGWMPRTAVSAEGPVPIHQLRSDESPPPRRERERERDRERERDSLFRGGLRARPLDDVLAGLSLQPAAPLVPSSDKLFGNGFPRDAFRQRSAPTYFPRSHYKQGANGKERPSKARVPVAPGGLENVQMRPAANSLMFTASNRLNKPQPQPMPLAPQAQSVLPASFANAAPLLKEPAITIKPAPDKRDKPKKDKGPNKEEACRLAVEAVGELAAGAGEESSEALRRLRELNLPDKLLRRVIAAVLEHALAGDAREPRPAAACAVVRAVKRAPVGDALRALLGAAAAPRLAPLLAHAVAARLLPLADVGAWCEGGHHHPLLLEVLQALRDVVGADKLHQLYNESKVPLCAQDTRHSSSFATTEILTTIKTRHVDKDRKASYYFTVFY from the exons ATGTACGCGCAGCTGTGCAAGCGGCTCAGCGAGGAGGCTCCCAACTTCGAGCCGCCGGGCCAGCCCTGCACCTTCAAACTGCTGCTGCTCAACAAGTGCCGCACCGAGTTTGAGAACAGAGCTCAA GCTTTTGCGGCATTCGATGATAAAACTTTAACTGCCGAAGAAGAGGAAAAGCGGCATCTCGCCAAGTGCAAGATGCTcggcaatataaaatttatcggTGAACTCGGCAAGCTGGAGATCCTGGCCGAGTCCATTCTCCACCGCTGCATACAGAACCTGCtggcgcggcgcgcggccgCCGAGCACCACGAGGACCTGGAGTGCCTGGCGCAGCTCGTGCGCACGTGCGGCCGCGTGCTCGACTCGGAGCGCGGCCGCGGCCTCATGGACCAGTACTTCGCGCGCATCGAGACGCTGTCCGCGTCGCGCGAGCTGGCGCCGCGCATCCGCTTCATGCTGCGCGACGTGGTGGAGCTGCGGCGCAGCGGCTGGATGCCGCGCACGGCCGTGTCGGCCGAGGGGCCCGTGCCCATCCACCAGCTGCGCTCGGACGAGTCGCCGCCGCCGCGGCGCGAGCGCGAGCGCGAGCGCGACCGGGAGCGCGAGCGCGACTCGCTGTTCCGCGGCGGGCTGCGCGCGCGCCCGCTGGACGACGTGCTGGCGGGCCTGTCGCTGCAGCCGGCCGCGCCGCTCGTGCCCTCGTCCGACAAGCTGTTCGGCAACGGGTTCCCGCGCGACGCCTTCCGCCAGCGCTCGGCGCCCACCTACTTCCCGCGCTCGCACTACAAGCAGGGCGCCAACGGCAAGGAGCGGCCCAGCAAGGCGCGCGTGCCCGTGGCGCCGGGCGGCCTGGAGAACGTGCAGATGCGCCCGGCCGCCAACTCGCTCATGTTCACGGCCTCCAACCGCCTCAACAAGCCGCAGCCGCAGCCCATGCCGCTCGCCCCTCAAGCGCAGA GCGTACTGCCGGCGTCGTTCGCGAACGCGGCGCCGCTGCTGAAGGAGCCGGCCATCACCATCAAGCCGGCGCCCGACAAGCGAGACAAGCCCAAGAAGGATAAG GGGCCGAACAAGGAGGAGGCGTGCCGGCTGGCCGTGGAGGCGGTCGGCGAGCTGGCGGCCGGCGCCGGCGAGGAGAGCAGCGAGGCGCTGCGGCGCCTGCGCGAGCTCAACCTGCCCGACAAGCTGCTGCGGCGCGTGATCGCCGCCGTGCTGGAGCACGCGCTGGCGGGCGACGCGCGCGAGCCCCGGCCGGCCGCCGCGTGCGCCGTGGTGCGCGCCGTCAAGCGCGCGCCCGTGGGCGACGCGCTGCGGGCGCTGCTgggcgccgccgccgcgccgcgcctgGCGCCGCTGCTGGCGCACGCCGTGGCCGCGCGCCTGCTGCCGCTGGCCGACGTGGGCGCCTGGTGCGAGGGCGGCCACCACCACCCGCTGCTGCTCGAGGTGCTGCAGGCGCTGCGCGACGTCGTCGGCGCCGACAAGCTGCACCAGCTCTACAACGAGAGCAAGGTACCGCTGTGCGCACAAGACACCCGCCACTCGAGTTCGTTTGCCACCACTGAGATCTTGACGACAATAAAAACCCGCCATGTCGATAAGGACAGAAAAGcaagctactatttcacggtTTTCTATTGa